In Amycolatopsis sp. EV170708-02-1, the following are encoded in one genomic region:
- the aztA gene encoding zinc ABC transporter ATP-binding protein AztA, with amino-acid sequence MTPDTTALTIDRAHAHYGSREVLRGITAQVPSSRVTAVAGANGAGKSSLLNLVAGVLPPTTGSVTRRDPGRVAYVTQQSEVSRSLPITVRATVTMGRWAHRGPWRRLSKADRKIVGECLELLEITSIADRLIGTLSGGQRQRALVAQGLAQRAGLLLLDEPSAGLDLHARRLIDDALRAALAEGTTVLRVTHDLEVAGRADHCLLLQDGRLVGEGAPASVLTPERVAEAWGLPARL; translated from the coding sequence ATGACCCCGGACACAACGGCGCTCACGATCGACCGCGCGCACGCCCATTACGGCTCCCGCGAAGTGCTGCGCGGGATCACCGCTCAGGTCCCGTCGTCGCGGGTCACCGCGGTCGCCGGAGCGAACGGCGCGGGCAAGTCGTCGCTGCTGAACCTCGTCGCGGGCGTGCTCCCGCCGACCACCGGCTCGGTGACCCGCCGGGATCCGGGTCGCGTCGCCTACGTGACCCAGCAGAGCGAGGTGTCGCGGTCGCTGCCGATCACCGTGCGCGCCACCGTCACGATGGGCCGCTGGGCACACCGGGGTCCTTGGCGGCGCCTGTCCAAGGCCGACCGCAAGATCGTCGGGGAATGCCTTGAACTGCTGGAGATCACCTCGATCGCCGACCGGTTGATCGGTACGCTGTCCGGCGGACAGCGGCAACGAGCGCTGGTCGCCCAGGGGCTCGCCCAGCGAGCGGGGCTACTGCTGCTCGACGAGCCGTCGGCCGGTCTCGACCTGCACGCCCGCCGTTTGATCGACGACGCACTGCGCGCCGCGCTCGCCGAGGGCACGACGGTTCTGCGGGTCACGCACGACCTCGAAGTGGCGGGCCGGGCCGATCACTGCCTGCTGCTGCAGGACGGCCGTCTTGTCGGCGAAGGCGCGCCCGCTTCGGTGCTGACTCCGGAGCGCGTGGCTGAAGCCTGGGGGCTTCCGGCCCGGCTTTGA
- a CDS encoding WXG100 family type VII secretion target: MSFEVDTDSLRKFSGFLEDFGRDAWSLELSMNSLDMTDHGEGLLFGLSGYHADVVESMTRRVSLLSMIGDEAGTEIEFAADSYDKEDQEDAARLDKGYQGDSGDGTFMFKDPPSKTSFDYKEASEGLDVAKEDVDGLEPKAGWLENGLRFVSDRGSYMYYARELLSGICSSVGLFEETNGDPVSFLVQTLSGDWRAWAECALQWRGCSWVIHKMAGQFDSALAKLQEDWQGNAADAALEYFSKLKEAMDVEAETFKHLYESYKLCAELAYEVQTYVSDFVNTILDLAIDFIVICMTGGMAAPAALVRDLVGAVLTLGIVIIQTVKMAETIIQAMSMDDAPKCELRKLPGAGKSRLYDHPAEAV; encoded by the coding sequence GTGTCTTTCGAAGTCGATACGGATTCATTGCGGAAGTTCTCGGGCTTTCTCGAGGACTTCGGCCGGGACGCGTGGTCGCTGGAGTTGTCGATGAACTCTCTCGACATGACGGACCACGGTGAGGGCCTGCTCTTCGGGCTGTCGGGCTATCACGCCGATGTCGTGGAGAGCATGACCCGCCGGGTGAGTCTGCTGTCCATGATCGGAGACGAAGCCGGTACCGAAATCGAGTTCGCCGCGGACAGCTACGACAAAGAGGACCAGGAAGACGCGGCCCGGCTGGACAAGGGGTACCAGGGCGACTCCGGGGACGGAACGTTCATGTTCAAGGACCCTCCGTCGAAGACCAGTTTCGACTACAAGGAGGCCTCGGAAGGCCTGGATGTCGCGAAAGAGGACGTCGACGGACTGGAGCCGAAAGCCGGTTGGCTGGAAAACGGCTTGCGATTCGTTTCGGATCGGGGCAGCTACATGTATTACGCCCGGGAACTGCTGTCCGGCATCTGCTCGTCCGTCGGGTTGTTCGAAGAGACCAACGGTGATCCCGTCTCGTTTCTCGTCCAGACGCTGAGCGGTGACTGGCGGGCGTGGGCGGAGTGCGCTCTGCAGTGGCGAGGATGCTCGTGGGTGATCCACAAGATGGCCGGCCAGTTCGACTCGGCTCTCGCCAAACTTCAGGAGGACTGGCAGGGCAACGCCGCCGATGCCGCACTCGAGTACTTCTCGAAGCTGAAGGAAGCGATGGACGTGGAAGCCGAGACGTTCAAGCATCTGTATGAGTCGTACAAGCTGTGCGCCGAACTGGCCTATGAAGTCCAAACGTATGTGAGCGACTTCGTGAACACGATTCTCGATTTGGCGATCGACTTCATCGTGATCTGCATGACCGGCGGAATGGCCGCTCCGGCGGCTTTGGTCAGGGATCTTGTCGGAGCCGTTCTCACGCTGGGCATCGTCATCATACAAACGGTGAAGATGGCGGAAACGATCATCCAGGCGATGAGTATGGACGATGCCCCGAAGTGCGAGTTGCGGAAACTCCCCGGTGCAGGGAAGAGTCGACTGTACGACCACCCTGCCGAGGCCGTGTGA
- a CDS encoding transporter: MGIAILVLMAVGVVLMLTRVLPTAFALVLLALGIAVLAGAPLTGAKDSILTGVLQTGSATLASTMIAVLLGSWLGTLMDETGIAGTLVRKIVEFGGERPSVVALGVFGVSILCGSITGSAPAAMLAGVVGIPAMIAVGVSPVAAGGTVLMGISAGSPLELAVWQFLSDALGAPVSDVKSIMIKLFPMALVVGIAYVLVQTRRGARHTWAVKLARPKARVRRGDAPWYALLSPLLPIVLALGFAVPIVPSLLAGVVYALVTTTKWGELSGRGLRSLYKAFDVAAPPIVLFVAIGMLLAAVKLPGAKGALTPIVASISPAGAVWFVVVFAALVPLCLFRGPLNVFGLGAGVAGVLVTGGIYPLPAVVGLMASYNQVFSVSDPTSTQTVWASQYAGVRPERAMVSTLPYTWLVGLGGMVLTAVLYL, from the coding sequence ATGGGAATCGCGATTCTCGTCCTGATGGCGGTGGGTGTGGTGCTGATGCTCACCCGTGTGCTGCCCACGGCGTTCGCCCTCGTGCTGCTCGCACTCGGCATCGCCGTACTCGCCGGAGCACCCCTGACGGGTGCGAAGGACAGCATCCTGACCGGAGTGCTCCAGACCGGCTCCGCGACGCTCGCGTCCACGATGATCGCCGTCCTGCTCGGCTCGTGGCTCGGCACCCTCATGGACGAGACCGGCATCGCCGGCACCCTCGTGCGCAAGATCGTCGAGTTCGGCGGGGAGCGGCCGTCGGTCGTCGCGCTCGGCGTGTTCGGCGTGTCGATCCTGTGCGGCAGCATCACCGGCTCGGCCCCGGCCGCCATGCTCGCCGGTGTGGTCGGCATCCCGGCGATGATCGCGGTCGGCGTCAGTCCCGTCGCGGCGGGCGGTACCGTGCTGATGGGCATCTCGGCGGGCTCGCCGCTGGAACTGGCCGTGTGGCAGTTCCTGTCCGACGCGCTGGGCGCGCCGGTTTCCGACGTCAAGTCGATCATGATCAAACTGTTCCCGATGGCGCTCGTCGTGGGCATCGCCTACGTCCTCGTCCAGACGCGGCGCGGTGCCCGGCACACGTGGGCGGTGAAACTGGCTCGGCCGAAGGCGCGCGTCCGTCGTGGAGACGCCCCTTGGTACGCGCTGCTTTCGCCGTTGCTGCCGATCGTCCTCGCGCTCGGCTTCGCGGTGCCGATCGTGCCGTCCCTGCTGGCCGGTGTGGTCTACGCGCTCGTGACGACGACGAAATGGGGTGAGCTCAGCGGACGTGGCCTGCGTTCGTTGTACAAGGCGTTCGACGTCGCGGCGCCGCCGATCGTGCTGTTCGTGGCGATCGGGATGCTGCTGGCCGCGGTGAAACTCCCCGGCGCGAAGGGCGCGCTGACGCCGATCGTGGCGTCCATCAGCCCGGCCGGTGCGGTGTGGTTCGTCGTGGTCTTCGCCGCGCTGGTCCCGTTGTGCCTGTTCCGCGGCCCGCTGAACGTGTTCGGCCTCGGAGCCGGTGTCGCGGGCGTGCTGGTCACCGGTGGCATCTACCCGCTTCCCGCCGTCGTCGGGCTGATGGCGTCCTACAACCAGGTGTTCAGCGTCTCCGACCCGACCAGCACGCAGACCGTGTGGGCGTCCCAGTACGCCGGGGTGCGCCCGGAACGGGCGATGGTCTCGACGCTGCCGTACACCTGGCTGGTCGGTCTGGGCGGCATGGTGCTCACCGCGGTGCTGTACCTGTGA
- a CDS encoding acyltransferase family protein, whose product MPAAEAAVTRRRYRPELQGLRALAALLVVVYHVWLGRISGGVDVFFLISGFLITGRLVRAAGRGRIDFRPLWGRMLKRLFPAALTVLFAVLVLGMWLLPQDRWFQTIKEVFAAALYVENWRLAADSVDYFAQHNTASVVQHYWSLSIQGQFYLVWPLLIGLVAFAATRLRRSLTGSVTITLGVLFAVSLAFSIRLTATNQPLAYFHSLTRLWEFALGGLLALAVDRFVLPRLARILLGWLGVAGLVTCGMVLDVGEVFPGWAALWPTVSAALVIIAGATGSRAGADRILSSRPLVHLGNLSYALYLWHWPVLLFYLVARHREAVGPLGGAVVIGVSLVLAAVTYRFVEEPVRKSSIGERTPWGAYRFAVLTLLPVLLVAGTWQVVSTKKADFTIALDDHHHPGAMARDPEAPKKTVPGKEALPPLIAVPNDWGGIPDARCTPSRFDQILEVCTSRPEGVPAKTIVAVGDSHMQQYLAAIKPMAEKNGYQVTFMLKGACPFSTTSDVMPGDPGCLAWNSAAQKEILAMRPDAVVALSTRDVRVGPTEKTPQGFVDQWKVLDRAGIPVVAIRDSPRPGFSPPSCIDAHGIKAPECAVPRNKLLTEPPYAKLKDIPENVSFLDFSDYFCGRGLCRPVVGNVLVYMDDNHVTASFMTTLSPVLERGMISALNW is encoded by the coding sequence ATGCCAGCCGCCGAGGCAGCGGTGACGCGCCGCCGCTATCGGCCAGAGTTGCAGGGGCTGCGCGCCCTCGCGGCGCTACTGGTCGTGGTCTACCACGTGTGGCTGGGCCGGATCTCCGGCGGCGTCGACGTCTTCTTCCTGATCTCCGGGTTCCTGATCACCGGCCGGCTGGTCCGGGCCGCCGGCCGCGGACGGATCGACTTCCGCCCGCTGTGGGGCCGGATGCTCAAGCGGTTGTTCCCCGCCGCATTGACCGTCCTGTTCGCGGTGCTCGTGCTGGGGATGTGGCTGCTGCCGCAGGATCGATGGTTCCAGACCATCAAGGAGGTCTTCGCCGCCGCGCTCTACGTCGAGAACTGGCGGCTCGCGGCCGACTCGGTCGACTACTTCGCCCAGCACAACACGGCGAGTGTCGTCCAGCACTACTGGTCGCTGTCCATTCAGGGGCAGTTCTATCTCGTGTGGCCGCTGCTGATCGGGCTCGTGGCCTTCGCCGCCACCCGGCTGCGCCGTTCCCTGACCGGGTCGGTCACGATCACTCTCGGTGTGCTGTTCGCCGTGTCGCTGGCGTTCTCCATCCGGCTGACCGCGACGAACCAGCCACTGGCCTACTTCCACTCCCTCACGCGGCTCTGGGAGTTCGCCCTCGGCGGGCTGCTCGCACTGGCCGTCGACCGGTTCGTCCTGCCTCGGCTCGCCCGGATCCTGCTCGGCTGGCTCGGCGTGGCCGGGCTGGTGACCTGCGGGATGGTCCTGGACGTGGGCGAGGTCTTCCCCGGCTGGGCGGCCTTGTGGCCGACCGTCTCGGCAGCGCTCGTGATCATCGCGGGCGCGACCGGCAGCCGCGCGGGCGCGGACCGGATCCTGTCTTCGCGGCCGCTGGTGCACCTGGGCAACCTCAGCTACGCGCTGTACCTGTGGCACTGGCCGGTGCTGCTGTTCTACCTGGTCGCCCGGCATCGCGAGGCCGTCGGGCCACTCGGCGGGGCGGTGGTGATCGGTGTGTCCCTGGTCTTGGCGGCCGTCACCTACCGGTTCGTCGAAGAACCGGTGCGGAAGTCTTCGATCGGCGAGCGGACACCCTGGGGTGCGTATCGGTTCGCCGTGCTCACCCTGCTGCCGGTGCTCCTGGTCGCCGGAACCTGGCAGGTGGTGAGCACCAAGAAGGCCGACTTCACCATCGCGCTCGACGACCACCATCATCCCGGCGCGATGGCCCGCGACCCGGAAGCGCCGAAGAAGACCGTCCCCGGCAAAGAGGCGCTACCGCCGTTGATCGCCGTCCCGAACGACTGGGGCGGTATCCCCGACGCGCGGTGCACGCCGTCCCGGTTCGACCAGATCCTCGAAGTCTGCACCTCCCGGCCGGAGGGCGTCCCGGCGAAGACGATCGTCGCCGTCGGCGACTCGCATATGCAGCAATACCTGGCCGCGATCAAACCGATGGCGGAGAAGAACGGCTACCAGGTCACCTTCATGCTCAAGGGAGCGTGCCCGTTCTCCACGACGTCGGACGTGATGCCGGGCGACCCGGGCTGTCTCGCGTGGAATTCCGCGGCACAGAAGGAAATCCTGGCGATGCGCCCCGACGCCGTCGTGGCACTGTCCACTCGCGACGTCCGGGTCGGCCCCACCGAGAAGACTCCGCAAGGGTTCGTCGACCAGTGGAAGGTCCTCGACCGCGCGGGGATCCCGGTCGTGGCGATCCGCGACAGTCCCCGCCCCGGTTTCTCCCCGCCCAGCTGTATCGACGCGCATGGGATCAAAGCACCCGAATGCGCCGTGCCGCGGAACAAACTGCTCACCGAGCCGCCTTACGCGAAACTGAAGGACATCCCCGAGAACGTGTCCTTCCTCGACTTCAGCGACTACTTCTGCGGGCGGGGACTCTGCCGTCCGGTCGTGGGGAACGTGCTGGTGTACATGGATGACAACCACGTCACCGCCAGCTTCATGACCACCCTCTCCCCGGTGCTGGAACGAGGCATGATCAGCGCGCTCAACTGGTGA
- a CDS encoding LacI family DNA-binding transcriptional regulator has protein sequence MASGRRPPRQADIARIAGVSQATVSVVLGGNRSVRMAESTRRRVMEVAQDLGYVPHPVATRLARSRSNLLGLYTFRSAFPTDEADTYHPILSGVEEEAAKLGQDLILFTGTSGPGARQEAAIRRTRLADGCLFFGRHVPEGPVSRLVDDGFPLVYIGRRPELGGRIPYVGADYVTASALVLRRLLDLGHREIRYVREADEAPSSEDRQRGVVRAAPHTGVVRLQGANLTATTVRGWVDGGVTAVVVEGTDTGTAYRAVRQAVDAAGLSTPDDLSLAVLGGPPGVSGFEVPMREMGRRAVRLLVDLVTERTTAPQQLLRCPQVDGAQVGPPRSR, from the coding sequence ATGGCATCTGGTCGGCGGCCGCCCCGGCAGGCGGACATCGCCCGCATCGCCGGGGTTTCGCAGGCGACCGTTTCCGTGGTGCTCGGCGGGAACCGGTCGGTGCGGATGGCCGAATCGACCCGGCGGCGAGTGATGGAAGTGGCGCAGGATCTCGGCTACGTCCCGCATCCGGTCGCGACCCGGCTCGCTCGGTCGCGGTCGAATCTGCTCGGGCTCTACACCTTCCGCAGCGCCTTCCCGACCGACGAGGCGGACACCTACCACCCGATTCTGTCCGGTGTGGAGGAAGAAGCGGCCAAACTCGGCCAGGACCTCATCCTGTTCACCGGCACCAGCGGACCCGGTGCCCGGCAGGAGGCCGCGATCCGCCGGACCCGGCTGGCCGACGGCTGCCTGTTCTTCGGCAGGCACGTACCGGAGGGGCCGGTGTCGCGGCTCGTCGACGACGGCTTCCCCTTGGTCTACATCGGACGGCGGCCCGAGCTCGGCGGACGGATCCCGTACGTCGGCGCGGATTACGTGACGGCGTCCGCGTTGGTGCTGCGACGCCTGCTCGATCTCGGTCACCGCGAGATCCGGTATGTCCGCGAGGCGGACGAGGCGCCGTCCTCGGAGGATCGGCAACGCGGAGTGGTACGCGCGGCCCCCCACACCGGCGTCGTCCGGTTGCAGGGCGCGAACCTGACCGCGACGACCGTTCGTGGCTGGGTCGACGGCGGGGTGACCGCCGTCGTGGTGGAGGGCACCGACACCGGGACGGCGTACCGGGCGGTCCGGCAGGCCGTCGACGCCGCCGGACTGTCCACTCCGGACGATCTCTCGCTGGCGGTGCTCGGCGGCCCGCCGGGGGTGAGCGGTTTCGAGGTTCCCATGCGGGAGATGGGCAGACGCGCCGTGCGCCTGCTGGTCGACCTCGTGACCGAACGGACGACCGCGCCGCAGCAGCTGTTGCGGTGCCCACAGGTGGACGGCGCCCAAGTCGGCCCACCGCGATCCCGATAG
- a CDS encoding alpha/beta fold hydrolase, with product MITTSDGLRLDSVRHRGGPETVVLVHGITADLDENGLFSALAPRLTAAGFTVLRFSFRGHGRSDGRPRDMTIAGELLDLRAAVGSVDGPVSVVASSFGAVSATLSLASLPVRRVVLWQPVLDLRRTFLEPELPRGLALYSDRTSLTHKGFLDIEGRFQLGAALFDEFAHLDPRGAFLSSAIPGLVVHGSEDEHVSHAIAQEAALARPDTSWHSLAGAGHGFGDSAEEALDVTVRWLSRVTTSGGSSAPVAAHRSGPPQAGRS from the coding sequence GTGATCACGACGTCCGACGGGCTCCGGCTCGACAGCGTCCGGCACCGGGGCGGCCCGGAGACGGTGGTGCTCGTCCACGGCATCACCGCGGATCTCGACGAGAACGGCCTGTTCAGCGCGCTCGCGCCGAGGCTCACCGCCGCGGGTTTCACCGTGCTGCGGTTCTCCTTTCGCGGGCACGGCCGCAGTGATGGGCGGCCGAGGGACATGACCATCGCGGGCGAACTGCTGGACCTGCGTGCCGCGGTGGGCTCGGTGGACGGGCCCGTGTCGGTGGTGGCATCGAGCTTCGGCGCGGTGAGCGCGACCCTGTCGCTGGCGTCGCTCCCCGTGCGGCGGGTCGTGCTCTGGCAGCCGGTGCTCGACTTGCGGCGGACGTTCCTGGAACCGGAGCTGCCCCGAGGGCTCGCCCTGTACTCGGATCGGACTTCGTTGACGCACAAGGGGTTTCTGGATATCGAAGGCCGGTTTCAGCTGGGGGCCGCGCTGTTCGACGAGTTCGCCCACCTGGATCCGCGCGGCGCTTTCCTTTCGTCCGCGATACCCGGGCTCGTCGTCCACGGTTCGGAGGACGAGCACGTATCCCATGCGATCGCGCAGGAGGCCGCCCTCGCGCGGCCGGATACGAGCTGGCACTCGCTCGCCGGTGCGGGGCACGGGTTCGGAGACTCGGCGGAGGAAGCGCTGGATGTCACGGTGCGGTGGCTTTCGCGCGTCACGACCAGCGGCGGTTCCAGCGCGCCCGTTGCGGCGCACCGCTCCGGTCCACCTCAGGCCGGTCGATCATGA
- a CDS encoding FAD-dependent oxidoreductase produces the protein MAELGTEILVAGGGVGGVAAALAAASAGHHVVLTEETDWLGGQFTAQAVPPDENPWIERFGGTATYRAFREGVRDYYRRNYPLRAEAAALTDLNPGAGRVSKLCHEPRVALAVLESMLAPHRAAGRLTVLARHRPVAADVSGDRVDAVTFEGPGGERVTVRAEYVLDATENGDLLPLTGTEFAIGAEAQSDHGEPHAPEQADPGNLQGITYCFALSHHAGEDHTIDRPEMYGFWREYQPDFWPGPLLGFLAPDPRSLAPVGRTFDPNPGTDPLAVSADQSADAGDKELWGFRRILARKLHRPGAFDSDITLVNWPLNDYWLRPAVEIDGVSTAEDVALAHHEAKQLSLSVLYWLQTEAPRLDGGTGFPGLKLRRDVVDTDDGLAKSAYVREARRIRAVTTIVEQDVSLDVLGPTGRKRREDSVGVGSYRIDLHPSTAGDTYVDVPSVPFELPLGALLPQRMRNLLPAGKNIGTTHITNGCHRLHPVEWNVGEVAGHLAGFALRGGGEPHAVRDDPARFEEFARVLDRAGVERRWPEVRGY, from the coding sequence ATGGCTGAACTCGGCACCGAGATCCTCGTCGCGGGCGGTGGGGTGGGTGGCGTCGCCGCCGCGCTCGCCGCCGCGTCGGCGGGGCATCACGTCGTGCTGACCGAGGAGACCGACTGGCTCGGCGGTCAGTTCACCGCACAGGCGGTCCCCCCGGACGAGAACCCGTGGATCGAGCGTTTCGGCGGCACGGCCACCTATCGCGCCTTCCGTGAAGGCGTACGTGACTACTACCGGCGGAATTACCCGCTGCGCGCCGAAGCGGCGGCGTTGACCGACCTCAACCCGGGCGCGGGCAGGGTGAGCAAGCTGTGTCACGAGCCGCGTGTCGCGCTCGCCGTGCTGGAGTCGATGCTGGCGCCGCACCGGGCCGCCGGACGGCTGACCGTGCTGGCGCGTCACCGGCCGGTCGCCGCGGACGTGAGCGGCGATCGCGTCGACGCCGTCACGTTCGAAGGACCCGGCGGGGAACGCGTCACGGTGCGTGCGGAGTATGTGCTCGACGCGACCGAGAACGGCGACCTGCTGCCGTTGACGGGCACCGAGTTCGCGATCGGCGCCGAAGCGCAGTCCGATCACGGCGAACCGCACGCTCCGGAGCAGGCCGATCCCGGCAACCTCCAGGGGATCACCTACTGCTTCGCGCTCTCGCACCACGCGGGCGAGGACCACACGATCGACCGGCCGGAGATGTACGGCTTCTGGCGCGAGTACCAGCCCGATTTCTGGCCGGGACCGCTGCTCGGTTTCCTCGCCCCGGATCCGCGTTCGCTGGCCCCGGTCGGCCGCACCTTCGACCCGAACCCCGGCACCGATCCGCTGGCGGTGAGCGCGGACCAGAGCGCCGACGCCGGGGACAAGGAGCTGTGGGGCTTCCGCCGGATCCTCGCGCGCAAGCTGCACCGGCCGGGCGCCTTCGACTCGGACATCACGCTGGTGAACTGGCCGCTCAACGACTACTGGCTCCGGCCGGCGGTGGAGATCGACGGTGTGAGCACCGCCGAGGACGTCGCGCTGGCCCATCACGAGGCCAAACAGCTCTCGTTGTCGGTGCTGTACTGGTTGCAGACGGAGGCACCGAGGCTCGACGGCGGCACCGGCTTCCCCGGGTTGAAACTGCGTCGCGACGTCGTCGACACGGACGACGGTCTGGCCAAATCCGCGTATGTGCGCGAAGCACGCCGGATCCGGGCCGTGACGACGATCGTCGAGCAGGACGTTTCGCTGGACGTACTCGGCCCGACCGGACGCAAACGCCGCGAGGACTCCGTCGGCGTCGGCAGCTACCGGATCGATCTGCATCCCTCGACGGCGGGCGACACCTACGTCGACGTCCCGAGTGTGCCGTTCGAGCTGCCTCTGGGCGCGTTGCTGCCCCAGCGGATGCGGAACCTGTTGCCCGCGGGGAAGAACATCGGCACGACCCACATCACCAACGGCTGTCACCGGCTGCACCCCGTGGAGTGGAACGTCGGCGAGGTCGCCGGCCACCTCGCCGGATTCGCGCTGCGCGGCGGCGGCGAGCCGCACGCCGTCCGGGACGACCCGGCGCGGTTCGAGGAGTTCGCCCGAGTGCTGGACCGGGCAGGCGTCGAACGGCGCTGGCCCGAGGTCCGCGGTTACTGA
- a CDS encoding hydantoinase/oxoprolinase family protein, translated as MTSEPTPVRIGIDVGGTFTDAVAVDARTFALLGQVKVPTSHDHEDGVAHGILEALEKLRAEVGIGAEDVSFLAHGTTQATNALLEGDVATVGIAGVGTGFDAFATRRLGAFAKMELAPGRKLPVRFAPVRELAEAGEAVEDLVRQGAEVIVAVEPFSVDDPEGERAVAAAARERDVLATATHEITGLYGLTKRARTAVLNAGIMPRMVSTADLVEASVRRAGVTAPLMVVRGDGGVMSLPEMRRRPLLTALSGPAAGVAGALMGEKLSEGLFLETGGTSTDISVVRRGRVLVRHAHLGGHETYLPALDVRTIGVGGGSLIRFSGRAVTDVGPRSAHIAGLPYACFAPASALEGAKLVTVSPRPDDPSDYVALEAPDGKRYALTLTCAANALGVVPGDSYAHSEAESARLALAPLAEAMGTSVEEAARAVSRQAVKPVRAVVDELVREYRLDRPTLVGGGGGAAAVTPFLGEDSGHDWRIAAHAEVISPLGAALALVRESVERIVPSPSNADVLAVRSEAEAAVVAQGADPAGVEVDVTVDPQRNLVRAVATGATELRTKDRASTVDEEAIGAAVARSIGVGPDRLRRVAATAHHRVFSAPARRQGVFGRFTKPVRHVRVVDGEGVIRLHGAGAVVETSDAGSAPTRLATLTDQHTRYGDGGSRAPAVWLLVGPKIADLSGVLDRDQLLALAGAELKTRASDEPVVVILQDRR; from the coding sequence ATGACGTCCGAACCCACTCCGGTACGCATCGGCATCGACGTCGGTGGCACGTTCACCGACGCCGTCGCCGTCGACGCGCGCACGTTCGCGCTGCTCGGCCAGGTCAAGGTCCCGACCAGCCACGACCACGAAGACGGTGTCGCACACGGGATCCTCGAGGCGCTGGAGAAGCTCCGTGCCGAGGTCGGCATCGGCGCCGAGGACGTGTCGTTCCTCGCGCACGGCACCACCCAGGCGACCAACGCGTTGCTGGAAGGCGACGTGGCGACGGTCGGGATCGCCGGGGTGGGCACCGGGTTCGACGCTTTCGCCACCCGGCGGCTCGGGGCGTTCGCGAAGATGGAGCTGGCACCCGGACGGAAACTCCCGGTGCGGTTCGCGCCGGTGCGTGAGCTCGCCGAAGCGGGCGAGGCCGTCGAGGATCTGGTCCGCCAAGGGGCGGAGGTGATCGTCGCCGTCGAACCGTTCAGTGTGGACGATCCGGAGGGGGAGCGGGCGGTGGCGGCCGCCGCTCGGGAGCGGGACGTGCTCGCCACGGCCACGCACGAGATCACCGGTCTGTACGGGCTCACGAAGCGGGCGCGCACCGCGGTGCTGAACGCGGGGATCATGCCGCGCATGGTGTCGACCGCCGACCTGGTCGAGGCGAGTGTGCGCCGGGCGGGGGTGACCGCGCCGTTGATGGTGGTGCGTGGTGACGGCGGCGTCATGTCGTTGCCGGAGATGCGGCGGCGGCCGCTGCTGACGGCGCTGTCCGGGCCCGCCGCGGGAGTCGCGGGCGCGTTGATGGGGGAGAAGCTCAGCGAAGGGCTGTTCCTCGAGACCGGCGGCACGTCCACCGACATCAGCGTGGTCCGCCGTGGCCGGGTGCTGGTGCGCCACGCGCACCTCGGCGGGCACGAGACCTATCTGCCCGCACTCGACGTCCGCACGATCGGCGTCGGCGGCGGCTCGTTGATCCGGTTCTCCGGACGTGCGGTGACCGACGTCGGGCCACGCAGCGCGCATATCGCGGGCCTGCCCTACGCCTGTTTCGCGCCCGCGTCGGCGCTGGAAGGGGCGAAACTGGTGACCGTTTCCCCTCGGCCGGACGATCCGAGCGACTACGTCGCGCTGGAAGCGCCCGACGGCAAGCGATACGCGCTCACTCTGACGTGTGCCGCGAACGCGCTCGGCGTCGTGCCCGGTGATTCGTACGCACATTCCGAGGCGGAGTCCGCGCGGCTGGCGCTGGCACCGCTCGCGGAGGCGATGGGGACTTCGGTGGAGGAGGCCGCGCGGGCGGTGTCGCGCCAGGCGGTGAAGCCGGTGCGCGCGGTCGTCGACGAGCTGGTCCGGGAATACCGGCTTGATCGACCGACCCTGGTCGGCGGCGGAGGCGGAGCGGCAGCGGTCACCCCGTTCCTCGGCGAGGATTCCGGGCACGACTGGCGGATCGCCGCACACGCCGAGGTCATCAGCCCGCTCGGCGCCGCGCTGGCCTTGGTCCGGGAGTCGGTCGAGCGGATCGTGCCCAGTCCGTCCAACGCCGATGTCCTCGCCGTGCGGTCCGAAGCCGAGGCCGCCGTCGTCGCGCAGGGCGCCGATCCGGCCGGTGTCGAGGTCGATGTCACGGTCGACCCGCAACGCAACCTGGTGCGCGCGGTCGCCACCGGCGCCACCGAACTGCGCACCAAGGACCGAGCGTCCACAGTGGACGAGGAAGCGATCGGCGCGGCGGTCGCGCGCAGCATCGGTGTCGGTCCCGACCGGCTGCGGCGCGTCGCGGCCACCGCGCATCACCGGGTCTTCAGCGCGCCGGCCCGGCGGCAGGGCGTGTTCGGCCGGTTCACGAAGCCGGTGCGGCATGTGCGGGTAGTTGACGGCGAAGGCGTGATCCGGCTGCACGGCGCGGGCGCGGTCGTCGAGACCTCCGACGCGGGTTCCGCCCCGACGCGGCTGGCCACGCTCACCGACCAGCACACCCGCTACGGCGACGGCGGCTCCCGCGCGCCGGCCGTCTGGTTGCTGGTGGGGCCCAAGATCGCGGATCTGTCCGGTGTACTCGACAGGGACCAGCTGCTCGCGCTGGCCGGGGCCGAGCTGAAGACCCGTGCGAGTGACGAGCCGGTCGTCGTGATCCTCCAGGACCGCCGATGA